Genomic window (Acidimicrobiales bacterium):
GCCATGCCGCTTGTCCCGCCAGTGATCACTGCGACCTTGCCATCGAGCTTTCCCATCAGCACTCCGTTCACATGCGCTGCCGATATTATGTACACCGAGCTGATCGCTTAACGTATCAGAGAATGCAAGCTATGTACACCGGTCGGTACCCACCTGGACTACGCTGGGCCTATGACAGAGTTGGAGAAGGGGCCGCGAGGACTGCGCCGTGGCAGGGGCGCGCGAGAGCGCATCCTCAGCGCTTCACAACAGCTGTTCCGCGATCAGGGCATCAACCGCACCGGCATCGACCAGATCTGCGCGGTGGCCGAGGTGTCCAAGCACACGCTGTACCAGCACTTCACCGGTAAGGACGAGCTGATCGCCGAATGCCTACGCCGATTCGATCCCGACGTCCTGCCTGAAG
Coding sequences:
- a CDS encoding helix-turn-helix domain-containing protein: MTELEKGPRGLRRGRGARERILSASQQLFRDQGINRTGIDQICAVAEVSKHTLYQHFTGKDELIAECLRRFDPDVLPE